From the genome of Bordetella sp. H567, one region includes:
- a CDS encoding methyl-accepting chemotaxis protein, which yields MKNQSLKRRLYASFAAVLAVMLLMVVVDYLRLLAIDEDAQGLSKDSLPGLRYSIDMRDTWRDAFEMLREGIAHQAEQPGADGVAALRATLARTHGQLDAVMRGYEATPFVDNDRAVYDEFRRTLETYRKTEDGVLAILQTGDAARARLLSREQLQPVFHTGLAVTDKMLVDNRTRADSSTTQILQALRHTEMVMLVGLILALLVAAVAGMLLMRAINGPMQRIVAVLGALGSGDLASRLDLGRRDEFGAVETGFNRMADELADLVGKTQRSAIQVATSVTQIAATSKEQQATASEVAATTTEIGATSREIAATSRDLVRTMNEVSGAADQTATLADEGHHDLARMETTMRTVVDAAGSVNAKLAVLNEKAGNINQVVTTINKVADQTNLLSLNAAIEAEKAGEYGRGFAVVATEIRRLADQTAVATYDIEQIVREIQSSVAAGVMGMDKFSEEVRRGMTEMQQVGEQLAQIIQHVQTLAPRVQMVNEGMQAQATGAEQINQALSQLADATQQTVESLRQSSVAIEDLNGVAGELRGSVTRFRM from the coding sequence ATGAAGAATCAATCTTTGAAACGGCGTCTATACGCGAGCTTCGCCGCCGTGCTGGCCGTGATGCTGTTGATGGTGGTCGTGGACTACCTGCGGCTGCTGGCGATCGATGAAGACGCGCAAGGGCTAAGCAAGGACTCGCTGCCCGGGCTGCGATACAGCATCGATATGCGGGACACCTGGCGCGATGCCTTCGAAATGCTGCGCGAAGGCATCGCGCACCAGGCGGAACAGCCCGGCGCCGACGGCGTGGCGGCCCTGCGCGCCACACTGGCCCGCACGCACGGCCAGCTCGATGCGGTTATGCGGGGCTACGAGGCCACGCCTTTCGTCGACAACGACCGCGCCGTCTACGACGAATTCAGGCGCACGCTGGAGACATACCGCAAGACCGAGGACGGGGTGCTGGCCATCCTGCAGACCGGCGATGCGGCCCGCGCGCGGCTGTTGTCGCGGGAACAGCTGCAGCCGGTTTTCCACACCGGCCTGGCCGTGACGGACAAGATGCTGGTGGACAACCGTACCCGTGCCGATTCCTCCACCACGCAAATCCTGCAAGCCTTGCGGCACACCGAAATGGTCATGCTCGTCGGGCTGATCCTGGCACTGCTGGTGGCCGCGGTGGCGGGCATGCTGCTGATGCGGGCCATCAATGGCCCGATGCAGCGCATCGTCGCCGTCCTGGGCGCCTTGGGCTCGGGCGACCTGGCCAGCCGCCTGGACCTGGGCCGGCGAGACGAGTTCGGCGCCGTCGAGACGGGCTTCAACCGCATGGCCGACGAGTTGGCCGACCTGGTCGGCAAGACGCAGCGGTCCGCCATCCAGGTGGCCACATCGGTCACACAGATCGCGGCCACGTCCAAGGAACAACAGGCGACGGCCTCGGAAGTCGCGGCGACCACCACGGAAATCGGTGCCACCTCGCGCGAGATCGCCGCGACGTCGCGCGACCTGGTGCGCACCATGAACGAAGTCTCGGGGGCCGCCGACCAGACCGCCACGCTGGCCGACGAAGGCCATCACGACCTGGCCCGCATGGAAACCACCATGCGCACGGTCGTCGACGCGGCCGGCTCGGTGAATGCGAAACTGGCCGTGCTCAACGAAAAAGCCGGCAACATCAACCAGGTGGTGACCACCATCAACAAGGTCGCGGACCAGACCAACCTGCTGTCGCTGAACGCGGCCATCGAAGCCGAAAAGGCAGGCGAATACGGCCGCGGCTTCGCGGTCGTGGCGACGGAGATCCGCCGCCTGGCGGACCAGACGGCAGTCGCCACCTACGACATCGAGCAGATCGTGCGGGAAATCCAGTCTTCCGTGGCGGCCGGCGTCATGGGCATGGATAAATTCTCGGAGGAAGTGCGGCGCGGCATGACCGAGATGCAGCAGGTGGGCGAGCAGCTGGCCCAGATCATCCAGCATGTGCAAACGCTGGCACCTCGCGTGCAGATGGTCAATGAAGGCATGCAGGCCCAGGCCACCGGCGCCGAGCAGATCAACCAGGCGCTGAGCCAGCTGGCCGACGCCACGCAACAGACCGTGGAATCGCTGCGCCAATCCAGCGTCGCCATCGAGGACCTGAACGGGGTCGCCGGCGAACTGCGCGGCAGCGTGACGCGGTTCAGGATGTGA
- a CDS encoding chemotaxis protein CheW — protein sequence MAPSTRGSGPVAPAGPGGRKRLLYLRFDIAGDRYVLPASSIVRMLPVTPLKSLPAAPPWVAGVLLYGDTPVPVIDVRALALGQASAARASTRIAVVDYRPAADAPAHLLGLLLEHATETVHYDPDDFVPYGLDNRDARYLGPVRADAHGMVQWVHLRDLLPADVRERLFQDAAQEAAAP from the coding sequence ATGGCTCCCAGCACGCGCGGTTCCGGCCCAGTGGCGCCCGCCGGCCCCGGCGGCCGCAAACGGCTGTTGTACCTGCGCTTCGATATCGCCGGGGACCGCTACGTGCTGCCCGCGTCGTCCATCGTGCGCATGCTGCCGGTCACGCCGCTGAAAAGCCTGCCCGCCGCCCCGCCGTGGGTGGCCGGCGTCCTGCTGTACGGCGACACCCCGGTGCCGGTGATCGACGTTCGCGCGCTCGCCCTCGGCCAGGCCTCGGCGGCGCGTGCCAGCACGCGCATCGCGGTGGTGGACTATCGTCCAGCCGCGGACGCGCCCGCGCATCTTCTGGGGCTGCTGCTGGAACACGCCACGGAGACCGTGCATTACGATCCGGACGACTTCGTCCCGTACGGCCTGGATAATCGCGACGCGCGCTACCTGGGGCCGGTGCGGGCCGACGCGCATGGCATGGTGCAGTGGGTCCATCTGCGGGACCTGCTGCCGGCGGACGTGCGCGAGCGGCTGTTCCAGGATGCCGCGCAGGAGGCCGCCGCGCCATGA
- a CDS encoding GNAT family N-acetyltransferase — translation MTADIRLQVLESLSDVEPAQWDALAGRQPFLRHAFLTALHQTGCAASDTGWAPFYLALWRDGALAGAMPLYVKSHSRGEYVFDQLWADAFARHGLRYYPKLLCAVPFTPVTGPRLLAAAHEDRVRLANGAIELAARLKLSSLHVLFPAEEDLAALREAGYMVRQGVQFHWRNQGYAGFEGFLASLNHDKRKKLRQDRKRVAAAGVTFRWRRGADIDDDALRFFHGCYEETYRNHWSSPYLSLDFFRRVHHALPDAFVLIEAVRDGEPIASALNVTDGAVLYGRHWGARAFVPGLHFETCYVQGIEYCLANGIECFEGGAQGEHKMARGLLPVPTCSAHWIADARFADAIADFLDQEGAAVGEYRDELAAHTPFKNNDEA, via the coding sequence ATGACCGCCGACATACGCCTGCAAGTCCTTGAATCCCTTAGCGATGTGGAGCCGGCCCAATGGGACGCGCTGGCGGGGCGCCAGCCTTTCCTGCGCCATGCCTTCCTGACCGCACTGCACCAGACCGGCTGCGCGGCGTCGGACACCGGATGGGCGCCCTTCTATCTGGCCCTGTGGCGCGACGGCGCCCTGGCGGGCGCCATGCCGCTCTACGTCAAGTCCCATTCCCGGGGCGAATATGTGTTCGACCAGCTCTGGGCCGATGCCTTCGCTCGCCATGGCCTGCGGTACTACCCCAAGCTGCTGTGCGCCGTGCCGTTTACTCCGGTGACCGGACCGCGCCTGCTGGCCGCGGCCCACGAAGACCGCGTGCGGCTGGCCAACGGCGCCATCGAACTGGCGGCGCGGCTGAAGCTTTCTTCGCTGCATGTGCTGTTTCCCGCCGAAGAAGACCTGGCCGCGCTGCGCGAGGCCGGCTACATGGTCCGCCAGGGCGTGCAGTTCCACTGGCGCAACCAGGGCTATGCAGGGTTCGAGGGCTTCCTGGCGTCGCTGAACCACGATAAACGCAAAAAACTGCGCCAGGACCGCAAACGCGTCGCCGCGGCGGGTGTCACCTTCCGCTGGCGGCGCGGAGCGGACATCGACGACGACGCCCTGCGCTTTTTCCATGGCTGCTACGAAGAAACTTACCGCAACCATTGGTCTTCGCCGTATCTGAGCCTGGACTTCTTCCGGCGCGTGCATCACGCGCTGCCAGACGCCTTCGTCCTGATCGAGGCGGTGCGCGACGGCGAGCCCATCGCATCGGCCCTGAACGTTACCGACGGCGCCGTGCTGTATGGACGCCACTGGGGGGCGCGCGCCTTCGTGCCCGGGCTGCATTTCGAGACCTGCTATGTGCAGGGCATCGAATACTGCCTGGCGAACGGCATCGAATGCTTCGAGGGCGGCGCCCAGGGCGAACACAAGATGGCCCGCGGGCTGCTGCCGGTGCCGACATGCTCGGCGCACTGGATCGCCGACGCCCGCTTCGCGGACGCCATCGCCGACTTCCTGGACCAGGAAGGAGCCGCCGTGGGCGAGTACCGGGACGAACTGGCCGCCCATACGCCGTTCAAAAACAACGACGAAGCCTGA
- a CDS encoding CheR family methyltransferase — translation MIVGNISALLKRWMGLDAESIGMAAVRRAVRQRAQATTGGNEAAYWQLLAGSPQEQQELIETVVVPETSFFRHAESMDTLAALARQRASHGAALRILSLPCSSGEEPYTIAMALLDAGVDPERFAVLGMDISDRLVARAEQGLYGRNAFRGETLDYRARHFTETPQGYSVSPRVRAHVRFQSGNLLDPALPLPADAYDFVFCRNLLIYFDNATQEAAVGVLRRLCRRDGVIFVGPAEASLLTRLGMKQIDAARAFAFRNAQEDTASVHAQRERGAGPRSRSPAWPSEGDARSRTEPAPGRTARLASVSAAARSGWAAASRSGPAISSAPKAASPPPIEESPSAGHGGDSAVPSSLAAIQALADAGRLDEARAAAAAHVETHGASADAYYLIGLLDDAASQPAAAEAAYRKTLYLDPGHRQALLHLASLLETRGQIAAARQLRARAARRENRHA, via the coding sequence ATGATCGTGGGCAACATCAGCGCGCTGCTCAAACGCTGGATGGGCCTGGATGCCGAATCCATCGGCATGGCGGCCGTGCGGCGCGCGGTGCGCCAGCGCGCCCAGGCCACGACGGGGGGCAACGAAGCGGCGTATTGGCAGCTGCTGGCAGGCTCGCCGCAGGAGCAGCAGGAACTGATCGAGACCGTGGTGGTGCCGGAGACTTCGTTCTTCCGGCATGCCGAATCCATGGATACGCTGGCAGCGCTGGCGCGCCAGCGCGCCTCGCACGGCGCGGCCCTCCGCATCCTGAGCCTGCCCTGCTCCAGCGGGGAAGAGCCTTACACGATCGCGATGGCCTTGCTGGACGCCGGTGTCGATCCGGAGCGTTTCGCGGTCCTGGGCATGGACATCAGCGATCGCCTGGTGGCGCGCGCCGAGCAAGGCCTCTACGGCCGCAACGCCTTCCGCGGCGAAACGCTGGACTACCGTGCACGGCATTTCACGGAGACGCCCCAGGGGTATTCCGTGAGCCCGCGGGTGCGCGCGCACGTCCGCTTCCAGTCCGGCAACCTGCTGGATCCCGCCCTGCCCTTGCCGGCGGACGCCTACGACTTCGTGTTCTGCCGCAATCTGCTTATTTATTTCGACAATGCGACCCAGGAGGCGGCCGTGGGCGTGCTGCGCCGGCTCTGCCGGCGCGATGGCGTGATCTTCGTCGGACCGGCGGAGGCCAGCCTGCTCACTCGCCTGGGCATGAAGCAGATCGACGCGGCGCGTGCGTTCGCGTTCCGCAATGCGCAAGAGGACACGGCGTCCGTGCACGCGCAGCGTGAGCGCGGCGCGGGACCGCGATCGCGTTCGCCCGCGTGGCCGTCCGAGGGGGACGCACGGAGCCGGACGGAGCCCGCGCCAGGCCGGACGGCAAGGCTGGCCTCGGTATCGGCCGCGGCGCGATCCGGATGGGCCGCCGCGTCGCGCTCCGGCCCGGCGATATCATCGGCACCGAAAGCCGCATCGCCACCACCCATCGAAGAATCGCCATCCGCAGGCCACGGCGGCGATTCCGCCGTCCCATCGTCCCTGGCGGCTATCCAGGCATTGGCCGACGCCGGACGGCTGGACGAGGCACGCGCGGCCGCCGCGGCGCACGTCGAAACGCATGGGGCGTCCGCCGACGCCTACTACTTGATCGGCCTGCTGGACGACGCCGCCAGCCAGCCCGCCGCGGCCGAAGCCGCCTATCGCAAGACCTTGTACCTGGACCCTGGGCACCGACAGGCGCTGCTGCATCTGGCATCGCTGCTGGAAACGCGCGGACAAATCGCGGCCGCCCGCCAGCTGAGAGCGCGCGCCGCGCGCCGCGAGAACCGCCATGCATGA
- a CDS encoding chemotaxis protein CheW, translated as MHDRTPAVDDCWNRIGVRGDRSCPRLNEYVHCRQCPVYATAAKNLLYRVAPSMPAAAGTTDSPDLNGVDPQAAGMKSLLVFRLHGEWLALPVAALAEVTPMRPVHSLPRRSGIVLGVCNVRGRLIPCISLATLLDLAPRDEAGAGKAAPRMLVLSMHTGTVVAPVDDVAGIQPFAASSIGPLPDTLAGARYASGVVRYRERAVGVLDGARLARAVEERLA; from the coding sequence ATGCATGACCGCACGCCCGCCGTGGACGATTGCTGGAACCGCATCGGGGTGCGCGGCGACCGTTCCTGTCCGCGCTTGAACGAATACGTGCATTGCCGGCAATGCCCCGTCTACGCGACCGCGGCGAAGAACCTGCTGTACCGCGTCGCGCCCAGCATGCCGGCGGCGGCCGGCACCACGGACAGCCCCGACTTGAACGGAGTGGACCCGCAGGCGGCCGGCATGAAATCGCTGCTGGTCTTCCGGCTGCACGGCGAATGGCTGGCCCTGCCCGTCGCGGCGCTGGCGGAGGTCACGCCGATGCGGCCCGTCCATAGCCTGCCGCGGCGTTCGGGCATCGTGCTCGGCGTATGCAATGTGCGAGGCCGCCTGATCCCGTGCATATCGCTCGCCACCCTGCTGGATCTCGCGCCGCGAGACGAAGCCGGCGCCGGCAAAGCGGCGCCGCGCATGCTGGTCCTGTCCATGCATACCGGAACGGTGGTCGCGCCGGTGGACGACGTCGCGGGCATACAGCCCTTCGCGGCCTCGTCCATAGGCCCGCTGCCGGATACGCTGGCCGGTGCGCGCTACGCCAGCGGCGTGGTGCGCTACCGCGAACGCGCCGTTGGCGTGCTTGACGGCGCGCGGCTCGCGCGGGCCGTCGAAGAGAGGCTGGCATGA
- a CDS encoding ferritin-like domain-containing protein — MSHAVPDDPVPSIPLPAGELRRDALRALALADWPAKLRAVDAMPLDGQVDTLATLTAPPGLPGRPARPELVAPAQLKPRPVGTTAGRAALIHALAHIEFNAVNLALDILWRFAGMPAGFYRDWLRVAREESSHFQLLNAHLGTLGYAYGDFPAHNGLWEMAEKTRADLAARLTLVPRILEARGLDASPQIRDKLRAVGDEAGAAILEIILRDEIGHVAVGNRWWRYLCTAHGKDSVAWHAELAARYAAPRQRGPFNLEARRAAGFDEAELAALDAARGPERLSAVPADRPDSR; from the coding sequence ATGAGCCACGCCGTACCCGATGACCCCGTTCCCTCCATCCCACTGCCGGCAGGCGAGCTGCGCCGCGACGCCCTGCGCGCCTTGGCCCTGGCGGACTGGCCCGCGAAGCTGCGGGCCGTCGACGCCATGCCCCTGGACGGGCAGGTTGACACCCTAGCCACGTTGACCGCTCCGCCCGGCCTGCCCGGCAGGCCTGCCCGGCCGGAGCTGGTTGCCCCGGCCCAGCTCAAGCCGCGCCCGGTCGGCACGACCGCGGGGCGGGCCGCCCTGATCCATGCCCTGGCGCATATCGAGTTCAATGCGGTCAATCTCGCGCTGGATATCCTGTGGCGCTTTGCCGGCATGCCGGCGGGCTTCTACCGGGACTGGTTGCGCGTGGCCCGGGAGGAGTCCAGCCATTTCCAGCTGCTGAACGCCCACCTGGGCACGCTGGGCTACGCCTATGGCGATTTCCCGGCACACAACGGCCTGTGGGAAATGGCGGAAAAGACGCGCGCCGATCTGGCGGCGCGTTTGACGCTGGTGCCTCGCATCCTGGAAGCGCGCGGCCTGGACGCTTCGCCGCAGATTCGCGACAAGCTGCGGGCGGTGGGCGACGAGGCGGGCGCGGCCATCCTGGAAATCATCCTGCGCGACGAAATCGGCCATGTCGCCGTCGGCAACCGCTGGTGGCGGTATCTGTGCACGGCGCACGGCAAGGATAGCGTCGCCTGGCACGCCGAACTGGCGGCCCGTTACGCGGCGCCGCGCCAGCGCGGACCGTTCAATCTGGAGGCCCGCCGGGCGGCCGGTTTCGACGAAGCGGAGCTGGCCGCCCTGGACGCGGCGCGCGGGCCAGAGAGGCTCAGTGCCGTGCCGGCGGACCGGCCAGATAGTCGATGA